Proteins from one Cellulosilyticum lentocellum DSM 5427 genomic window:
- a CDS encoding P-loop NTPase family protein, protein MQDIEVNVEKLWEVEERIINHGSGNAQEKIHEELKNRFIDKLQDINVIGENQEDRKDEHIKGIKGCVEYIYSEEFMTDIFGSTKTKDNVVKKNYTITDIYNWLLDDYYQVNYAIKFKNRPLGALSPGQKGLVLMKIFLLLDNENKPLLIDQPEDNLDNKSVFKDLVNDFKEIKKKRQIIIATHNPNLVVNTDSEQVIVARFDDVPAKDKPRIMYTCGSLENKEIRKLVCDILEGGDQAFIKREQRYSLKFDE, encoded by the coding sequence TTGCAAGATATTGAAGTAAATGTTGAAAAGTTATGGGAAGTAGAAGAAAGAATTATTAATCATGGTTCTGGGAATGCACAAGAAAAAATACATGAAGAATTAAAAAATAGGTTTATTGATAAATTACAAGATATAAATGTGATTGGAGAAAATCAAGAGGATAGAAAAGATGAACACATAAAGGGCATTAAAGGATGTGTGGAATACATATATAGTGAAGAGTTTATGACAGACATATTTGGTAGCACTAAAACAAAAGATAATGTGGTAAAAAAGAATTATACCATTACAGATATATACAATTGGTTATTAGATGATTACTACCAAGTAAATTATGCTATTAAATTTAAGAACAGACCGCTTGGAGCATTATCACCAGGTCAAAAAGGACTGGTTTTAATGAAAATATTCCTTTTATTAGATAATGAGAATAAACCGTTATTGATTGACCAACCAGAAGACAATTTGGATAACAAGTCAGTATTTAAAGATTTGGTTAATGATTTTAAAGAGATAAAGAAAAAAAGACAAATTATTATAGCCACACATAATCCTAATTTAGTAGTGAATACAGATAGTGAACAAGTTATAGTAGCTAGATTTGATGATGTGCCAGCTAAAGATAAACCAAGAATAATGTATACTTGTGGCTCACTTGAAAATAAAGAAATACGTAAGTTAGTTTGTGACATATTGGAAGGTGGAGACCAAGCATTTATTAAAAGAGAACAAAGATATTCGTTAAAATTTGATGAATAA